AATTGGAAAGCAGTTAGAGGAATTGTACGAAAAAGGATTTATTTCAGTAGATAAAGATTATTGCATGTCCAACCTTGAAACAACTTACTCACTGCCGGGTGAAATTTCTATTGATCTTGTTATTGAAGCAGTGCCGGAAAAATTGTCATTAAAGCAAAAGGTTTTTGCTGAAATGGAAGAAAAATGCGCGCAAGATACAATCTTCGCCACCAATACTTCAGGTCTATCCATTACTGAAATAGCTTCAGCGTTAAAAATTCCGGAACGATTAATTGGCACTCATTTCTTTACTCCGGCAGCAATCGTACCGTTGGTGGAAGTTGTAAAAGGAGAAAAGACATCAGATGCAGTTGCCAATTTTATGATGGATAGTTTAGAGGAATTGGGGAAAAAACCAGTTCTGTTACAAAAAGAGGTTCCAGGTTTTATAGGAAACCGGATACAGCATGCGATTGCCAGAGAAGCAATTTCACTTCTGGAATCAGGTGTAGCATCGGCTGAAGATATTGATACTGTTGTAAAATGGAGCATTGGTCTTCGTATGGTAATGACTGGTCCGCTTGAACAACGGGACATCAATGGGCTGGATGTCCATTATGATATTGCATCTTATTTGTACAAGGATTTGAATAAC
The genomic region above belongs to Virgibacillus doumboii and contains:
- a CDS encoding 3-hydroxyacyl-CoA dehydrogenase NAD-binding domain-containing protein, which encodes MIKSVAVVGAGTMGRSIAQYFLQSNVNVLLVDENEDVIKDAAGSIGKQLEELYEKGFISVDKDYCMSNLETTYSLPGEISIDLVIEAVPEKLSLKQKVFAEMEEKCAQDTIFATNTSGLSITEIASALKIPERLIGTHFFTPAAIVPLVEVVKGEKTSDAVANFMMDSLEELGKKPVLLQKEVPGFIGNRIQHAIAREAISLLESGVASAEDIDTVVKWSIGLRMVMTGPLEQRDINGLDVHYDIASYLYKDLNNSTNPSPLLKEKVENGETGLKAKTGFYDWKKGDYQQYIKSKNEKFLELIQSISKT